The genomic window TCAAGGAGGCTCGGAGGCTGATAGGAGGGTTCGTGGATGCGGATTTCGATGGAGACATGGACATCCGATGGTCGATGATAGATTTTGTATTTAGCTTGTTTGGAGGTCCTGTTTCATGGAGATCATACTTGCAACCCATCATGGCCTTATCCATGaatgaggtggagtacattggaGTTACGAAGGTAGtgaaggaggccctatggctgaagggtttggcATTGGAGATGGACCTCACATAAGAGACCatcagagtgcactgtgacagtcagagtgcactgttacttgcacagaacttTGTCTACCATGCTAGGATGAAGCACATTGATATCAGGTATCATCGGAttagagagcttgtggaagaagaagaggtggagctggtgaaggtccacaccaaaGAGAATCCAGTGGATGCACTGATGAAGGTACTTTCACAGGATAGCTTTCAAAAATATATGACACTAATGTACTTGATGGACAGgatggagttggttgaggccttagggtatcaaggtggagattgtcagaccttatgtggtgctctcaaggctcaagagactaaggctaaggccaaggtccaaagtccatgaggtggttaTGGGGTTTCCAGGGCTAGTTTAAGccctaggacgaaaggctgtcagcctttcgggtcTTGAGGTCCAGAGAATttgggccttgaggggctaacttttATTTGAGCTAGAATTAagtccaagattatgagattggatcaaatcataggtgtatatgggcttgagtgagcacaatcttgtattg from Elaeis guineensis isolate ETL-2024a chromosome 4, EG11, whole genome shotgun sequence includes these protein-coding regions:
- the LOC140857372 gene encoding secreted RxLR effector protein 161-like; the protein is MVQPGKEHWQALKGIFRYLMGTVGVSICYGQRGGVEGLSNTFKEARRLIGGFVDADFDGDMDIRWSMIDFVFSLFGGPVSWRSYLQPIMALSMNEVEYIGVTKVVKEALWLKGLALEMDLT